A genomic segment from Polyangium mundeleinium encodes:
- a CDS encoding RNA polymerase sigma factor, producing MSVDLRLVAARVAGGDVAAFRPIVDHTRVPLYRLAARLVGNLADAEDALQDAYSSAFRALSEGRYDGRAKIETWLYRIVTNACVDLLRKRRERPAEETGEPRFDGLVRAEARVALNELDVMLKALQPQDRAALVLVTVEGLSAKEAAEALGCSEGALEQRLVRARAALRTKTEAGEVSDGRA from the coding sequence ATGTCCGTCGATCTGAGGCTCGTCGCAGCGCGCGTGGCCGGTGGAGACGTGGCCGCCTTCCGGCCGATCGTCGACCACACGCGCGTGCCGCTCTACCGGCTCGCGGCGCGCCTCGTCGGCAACCTCGCCGACGCCGAGGACGCGCTGCAGGACGCCTACTCCAGCGCCTTCCGCGCCCTCTCGGAAGGTCGTTACGACGGCCGCGCCAAGATCGAGACCTGGCTCTACCGGATCGTGACGAACGCATGTGTCGACCTGCTCCGCAAGCGGCGCGAGCGTCCCGCCGAGGAGACAGGCGAGCCCCGCTTCGACGGGCTCGTACGCGCCGAGGCGCGCGTCGCCCTGAACGAGCTCGATGTGATGCTCAAGGCCCTGCAACCACAAGATCGAGCGGCCCTCGTGCTCGTGACCGTGGAGGGGCTCTCGGCGAAGGAGGCCGCCGAGGCACTCGGATGCAGCGAGGGGGCGCTCGAACAGCGCCTCGTGCGAGCGAGGGCCGCGCTCCGCACGAAGACCGAGGCGGGGGAGGTGTCCGATGGTCGAGCGTGA
- a CDS encoding type II toxin-antitoxin system RatA family toxin has protein sequence MTLRLRHLAFALLTTLTTLSAAPNVARAGDEEAARLEARGKAQRYTQKTTEPENSIDTGGAAILVHAPIDEVRRLVTDYRHYEKVIKPFKQSKLLSRTKGVSEVYLEVPILHGAATVWVVTKIGQPVKVGNEERITARMERGNVDDFRATWKLRAVDGERTIVKLEILVDPKMPVPSAVVTPELCTAADKAVTGVRDQAEKNHSTASASRAEPQSVPAEGS, from the coding sequence ATGACGCTTCGCCTGCGCCACCTCGCCTTCGCGCTGCTCACGACTCTGACCACCCTCAGCGCCGCGCCGAACGTCGCGCGCGCGGGTGACGAGGAAGCCGCGCGGCTCGAGGCCCGCGGCAAGGCGCAGCGGTACACGCAGAAGACGACGGAGCCGGAGAACTCGATCGACACGGGCGGCGCGGCGATCCTGGTGCACGCGCCGATCGACGAGGTGCGGCGGCTCGTCACGGATTACCGGCACTACGAGAAGGTCATCAAGCCCTTCAAGCAGAGCAAGCTGCTCTCGCGCACGAAGGGCGTGAGCGAGGTGTACCTGGAAGTGCCGATCCTGCACGGCGCCGCGACAGTGTGGGTCGTCACGAAGATCGGACAGCCTGTCAAAGTCGGGAACGAGGAGCGCATCACGGCGCGGATGGAGCGCGGAAACGTCGACGATTTCCGCGCCACGTGGAAGCTCCGCGCGGTGGACGGGGAGCGGACGATCGTGAAGCTGGAGATCCTCGTCGACCCGAAGATGCCCGTGCCCTCGGCGGTGGTGACGCCGGAGCTCTGCACGGCCGCGGACAAGGCCGTGACGGGGGTGCGTGATCAAGCCGAGAAGAACCACTCGACCGCCTCGGCCTCGCGCGCCGAGCCCCAAAGCGTGCCCGCCGAGGGCTCCTGA
- a CDS encoding Ig-like domain-containing protein: MQNRVAIFLFTVASLAGGAGCDGDASTPSGSAGGGTGGQGAQGGMGPGGMGPGGMGPGGAGGEGGMGAGGAGGEGGMGPGGAGGMGGEGGAGGSGSGGAGGSGGAGGSGSGGAGGSGGAGGSGSGGAGGSGGMGGAGGSGGGVPMCVTSADCPSPGTPCAVATCEAGACGISFVAAGTPLPAQQAGDCRVEQCDGAGHTTSAVDGNDTPNDGNVCTSDQCDAGVPAHPPLPMDTACNQNGGKLCDGGGACVECNTGAQCTSGVCMGHVCQPASCGDGVKNGSETDVDCGGGTCLPCASGKACLTAADCQTAACIDGLCQAPSVLSTTPADAATGVAAGATLAVTFSTPMNPATLGAQTDIGPCTGAIQLSTDDFATCLSFAAATPTMSGSGTVATLVPAPALSYGTTYKLRVTTAAQDPYGNALGAVYTQMAGFSTGAPPPSCIGSVVISQVYGYGGEFGATYLNDYIELHNRGKTPVPLTNWSLYFASHNGLFNTASYLSTTIPPGGYFLIQEGSGIGSYGTWLPVPPDIVNYASVYGGQGKVALMSSYTPVSGDCPLGNASLIDFIGYGSSVGCYEYEDEDDYTPGPYTPDPKKALFRVDDGCKDTNNNEADFVVGTAAPRSSLGSPAHICDCGAEDATVNESDLPAEIDDCNLQFPTSLTVAAGQTTPLVYGRVYEADITNLAGAHATVKAEIGYGPAHVNPTSQSGWQWFPASFNQQYGNDDEYKGSFTAPAAGTYRYTYRVSLDGGRWTYCDTDGAGSNPGLTFNPATLPVLTVTP; this comes from the coding sequence ATGCAGAACCGCGTTGCGATCTTCCTTTTCACCGTCGCGAGCCTCGCGGGCGGCGCCGGATGTGACGGCGACGCGTCCACGCCGAGCGGGAGCGCCGGCGGGGGAACAGGCGGACAGGGCGCACAAGGCGGCATGGGCCCCGGCGGCATGGGCCCCGGTGGCATGGGCCCCGGTGGCGCTGGCGGCGAGGGCGGCATGGGCGCCGGCGGCGCCGGCGGCGAGGGCGGCATGGGCCCTGGCGGCGCTGGCGGAATGGGCGGTGAGGGCGGCGCGGGCGGAAGCGGAAGCGGAGGCGCGGGCGGGAGCGGAGGCGCGGGCGGAAGCGGAAGCGGAGGCGCGGGCGGGAGCGGAGGCGCGGGCGGAAGCGGAAGCGGAGGCGCGGGCGGCTCCGGTGGAATGGGCGGTGCCGGCGGCTCGGGCGGCGGCGTCCCGATGTGCGTGACCTCGGCCGATTGCCCCTCGCCCGGCACCCCCTGCGCCGTGGCCACCTGCGAGGCCGGCGCGTGCGGCATTTCCTTCGTGGCCGCGGGGACGCCCCTCCCGGCACAGCAGGCCGGCGATTGCCGCGTCGAGCAATGCGACGGCGCGGGCCATACGACGAGCGCCGTCGACGGGAACGACACGCCAAACGACGGGAACGTCTGCACGAGCGACCAGTGTGACGCGGGCGTCCCCGCGCACCCGCCCCTGCCCATGGACACGGCCTGCAACCAGAATGGCGGAAAGCTCTGCGACGGCGGCGGGGCGTGCGTCGAATGCAACACCGGCGCGCAATGCACGAGCGGCGTGTGCATGGGCCACGTCTGCCAGCCGGCGAGCTGCGGCGACGGCGTGAAGAACGGATCGGAGACGGACGTCGATTGCGGCGGCGGAACCTGCTTGCCCTGCGCCTCGGGGAAGGCTTGCCTCACGGCGGCCGATTGCCAGACCGCCGCGTGCATCGACGGCCTTTGCCAGGCGCCCTCGGTCCTGAGCACCACGCCGGCCGACGCCGCGACGGGCGTGGCCGCGGGCGCGACGCTGGCCGTGACGTTCAGCACGCCCATGAACCCGGCGACGCTCGGCGCGCAGACGGACATCGGCCCCTGCACAGGCGCGATCCAGCTCTCGACCGACGATTTCGCCACATGCCTCAGCTTCGCCGCCGCGACGCCCACGATGTCGGGCAGCGGCACGGTCGCGACGCTCGTCCCGGCGCCGGCGCTCTCGTACGGCACGACGTACAAGCTGCGCGTGACCACGGCGGCCCAGGATCCGTATGGGAATGCCCTCGGCGCGGTGTACACGCAGATGGCGGGCTTTTCGACGGGCGCGCCGCCGCCTTCGTGCATCGGCTCTGTCGTGATCAGCCAGGTCTACGGGTATGGGGGCGAGTTCGGTGCGACGTATTTGAACGATTACATCGAGCTACACAACCGCGGCAAAACGCCGGTGCCCCTGACCAACTGGTCGCTGTATTTCGCGTCCCACAACGGGCTCTTCAACACGGCGTCGTACCTGAGCACTACCATTCCGCCCGGCGGCTATTTCCTGATCCAGGAGGGATCCGGCATCGGGAGTTATGGCACCTGGCTCCCGGTGCCGCCGGACATCGTGAACTACGCCTCGGTCTACGGCGGCCAGGGCAAGGTGGCGCTCATGAGCAGCTACACGCCGGTGAGCGGCGATTGCCCCCTCGGCAACGCGTCGCTCATCGATTTCATCGGCTATGGGAGCTCCGTGGGTTGCTACGAGTACGAGGACGAGGACGACTATACGCCCGGGCCCTACACGCCCGATCCGAAGAAAGCGCTCTTCCGCGTCGACGACGGTTGCAAGGACACGAACAACAACGAGGCCGACTTCGTGGTCGGCACCGCCGCCCCGCGGAGCAGCCTCGGCAGCCCGGCCCACATCTGCGATTGCGGCGCCGAAGACGCGACCGTCAACGAGTCGGACCTGCCCGCCGAGATCGACGATTGCAATCTGCAATTCCCGACGTCGCTCACCGTGGCCGCCGGCCAGACGACGCCCCTCGTCTACGGCCGCGTGTACGAGGCAGACATCACGAACCTGGCCGGCGCCCATGCCACGGTGAAGGCGGAGATCGGGTACGGCCCGGCCCACGTCAACCCGACGAGCCAGAGCGGCTGGCAGTGGTTCCCGGCCTCGTTCAACCAGCAATACGGCAACGACGACGAGTACAAGGGCTCGTTCACCGCCCCGGCCGCGGGCACCTACCGCTACACGTATCGCGTGAGCCTCGACGGCGGGCGCTGGACGTACTGCGACACGGACGGCGCGGGCTCCAATCCGGGCCTCACGTTCAACCCGGCCACGCTGCCGGTCCTCACCGTCACGCCTTGA
- a CDS encoding AraC family transcriptional regulator — translation MRSQIVGPILAYLRSLGVDPSPLVEAFGLPPDAETTPDVVLPLAKLYAFLDEAGRLSNDPFLGVHVAAQLERGTYDLLEFSCLSAPTVREALVRVARYTALLNDLVVATFEERGGMGLLQQRIPGAPLCLGRHANECFVVLVLLRTRALSGVSVVPERAWFGHPAPRDTSALADALGTHRLEFDAGATGLALPGAALDLPLATSDPRLLSVLDRHAERSRVARERPHDFFGEVRQRVFEKLRGGAPDLEEVARALSMSPRTLQRRLTEEGTTFQELVDGLRRELGGAYVRDTELPLAEIAEALGYQETGAFLRAFKRWYGVAASQMRGARARSGAP, via the coding sequence ATGCGCTCCCAGATCGTCGGCCCGATCTTGGCGTATCTCCGTAGCCTCGGCGTCGATCCATCCCCGCTCGTCGAGGCGTTTGGCCTGCCGCCCGACGCCGAGACCACGCCCGACGTCGTCCTGCCGCTCGCGAAGCTCTACGCGTTCCTCGACGAGGCCGGGCGCCTCTCGAACGATCCGTTCCTCGGCGTGCACGTCGCCGCGCAGCTCGAGCGCGGCACCTACGACCTCCTGGAGTTCAGTTGCCTGAGCGCGCCGACCGTGCGCGAGGCCCTCGTCCGCGTCGCTCGTTACACGGCGCTGCTCAACGATCTCGTCGTGGCGACCTTCGAGGAGCGAGGCGGCATGGGGCTCCTCCAGCAGCGCATCCCCGGCGCGCCCTTGTGCCTCGGGCGCCACGCGAACGAGTGCTTCGTGGTCCTCGTCCTCCTCCGGACCCGCGCCCTTTCGGGCGTCTCCGTCGTGCCGGAACGCGCGTGGTTCGGCCACCCCGCCCCGCGGGATACCTCGGCGCTCGCCGACGCGCTGGGGACGCATCGGCTGGAGTTCGACGCGGGCGCGACGGGGCTCGCGTTGCCCGGCGCGGCGCTCGATCTCCCGCTGGCGACGTCGGATCCGCGGCTGTTATCGGTCCTCGATCGCCACGCCGAGCGCTCCCGCGTGGCGCGCGAGCGGCCGCACGACTTTTTCGGCGAGGTGCGGCAACGCGTGTTCGAGAAGCTGCGCGGCGGCGCGCCCGATCTCGAGGAGGTGGCGCGCGCGCTCTCCATGAGCCCGCGCACGCTGCAGCGCCGCTTGACGGAGGAGGGCACGACGTTCCAGGAGCTCGTCGACGGGCTGCGGCGGGAGCTCGGCGGCGCGTACGTCCGTGATACGGAGCTGCCGCTCGCGGAGATCGCGGAAGCGCTGGGGTACCAGGAGACGGGCGCGTTCCTGCGTGCATTCAAGCGCTGGTACGGCGTCGCGGCGAGCCAGATGCGCGGCGCGCGCGCTCGCTCTGGCGCGCCCTGA
- a CDS encoding bactofilin family protein — protein MEPLSGQDDPPQRVEASGAQAGHRPTEINALLGRGTRFEGKLYFEGRVRLDGDFQGEIRGDDVLVIGDGAHVSGDILVGACIVTGGEVSASIRARTAIELYAPSKVTGALHAPAIFIDRGVQFDGTCKMAPLDEADTRTSKEAAPPPSTPAPPTPASPAPPAGGA, from the coding sequence ATGGAGCCGCTCTCCGGACAGGACGATCCGCCGCAGCGCGTGGAGGCCTCGGGCGCACAGGCCGGGCATCGGCCCACGGAGATCAACGCCCTGCTCGGGCGTGGCACCCGCTTCGAGGGCAAGCTCTACTTCGAGGGCCGCGTGCGCCTCGACGGTGACTTCCAGGGCGAGATCCGCGGCGACGACGTGCTCGTCATCGGCGACGGCGCCCACGTCTCGGGCGACATCCTCGTCGGCGCCTGCATCGTCACGGGGGGCGAGGTCTCCGCGAGCATCCGCGCCCGCACCGCCATCGAGCTCTACGCCCCGTCCAAGGTCACGGGCGCGCTGCACGCGCCGGCGATCTTCATCGATCGCGGCGTCCAGTTCGACGGTACTTGCAAGATGGCGCCTCTCGACGAGGCCGACACGCGCACGAGCAAAGAAGCGGCGCCGCCCCCCTCGACGCCGGCACCGCCGACGCCCGCCTCCCCGGCACCGCCGGCAGGCGGGGCGTGA
- a CDS encoding glycine cleavage system protein R → MTQQDVYVVLSCLGPDRPGLVAEVTEYLTKHGGNVEDSRMAILGAEFGILLLASGPPETVDAIEKDLGDLQKNTGLTVVARRTKAPEEHRRAPTIPCAVTAEALDHEGIVRAVARALAHAGVNIVSLEASAYAAPVTGSQLFRMEARIDVPQSVGISKVRKAMDAVAEEQNLEIEVRSLIKS, encoded by the coding sequence ATGACGCAACAAGACGTGTACGTGGTCCTGTCCTGCCTGGGACCCGATCGGCCGGGCCTCGTCGCGGAGGTGACGGAGTACCTCACCAAGCACGGGGGCAACGTGGAGGACAGCCGCATGGCCATCCTCGGCGCCGAGTTCGGCATCCTCCTGCTCGCCTCGGGCCCCCCGGAGACCGTGGACGCCATCGAGAAGGACCTCGGCGACCTCCAGAAGAACACCGGCCTCACGGTGGTCGCGCGCCGGACGAAGGCCCCCGAGGAGCACCGCCGCGCCCCCACGATCCCCTGCGCCGTGACGGCCGAGGCGCTCGATCACGAAGGCATCGTGCGCGCCGTCGCCCGGGCCCTCGCCCACGCGGGCGTGAACATCGTCTCGCTCGAGGCCTCCGCGTACGCCGCGCCCGTCACCGGATCGCAGCTCTTCCGCATGGAAGCGCGCATCGACGTGCCCCAGTCGGTCGGCATCAGCAAGGTGCGCAAGGCCATGGACGCGGTCGCCGAGGAGCAAAACCTGGAGATCGAGGTGCGCTCGCTCATCAAGTCCTAG
- a CDS encoding serine/threonine-protein kinase, with translation MTPAEIFGGRFAIERLASSGGMAEVYRALDHATGARVALKVLHAAGAPFAGHFARESYVLAELDHPGIVRYVAHGAAPSGELFLAMEWLEGEDLAQRLRRGPLSIAETLTLGVRVAEALGAAHARGVVHRDIKPSNLFLPDRDIGRVKILDFGIARPQATRPATRTGGILLGTPGYMAPEQALGARTVDPRADVFALGCVLYECLAGRPVFEAEHLMVLLSKMLAPEPPRPADVRPDTPAALDEVIARMLSHEPSHRPADGAAVAVEIAMLDDAETAWVQGGVPLHRLGAATPIEDPFEVTGVGLPDDVPTLDAARRPGDGASTLPLDAWYRQSASAGAPHTQVLPGASLALAGSEDDTALVPHTLLGRPSPCVGREREIDEMLRAFGAVVSTGKPSALVVTGEPGVGKSRLVDEVVRALDLRGGLLDAEGIVRPVSVFTAEAAPLAQGAAFGLAAALVRNAAGLGHGDSLSVRRDKLLDRLARHLPPASAGRVVEFLGELTDVPFPDDTSVPLRAARQDARLMGDHVRRAFEDWLAAECDARPVLVVLEDLARADAASIGLFEGALSSLASRPFFLLVTDAPPSFAAGRARVLPLAPLLSDAAHAIVRHGLGEAAEPALVTRIVQRGLGSPLRLELLTRAVRSGAEIPSGPTPDLVGRAIASLSPTAQRVLRAASVFGMRFWPGPLLSVLPGGASSRAASSTEPWQAERRALAELTAAELVVRRGGRTPWGDEHAFRHGIVREVAYASLDDAERARLHLAVGAWLERAGDAEPAVLAEHFSHAGALDRAVPWAGLAAEAAFEASDFDAVLAWVARGIAAASAGEVRGALRLFELQARKWKGEHRAALEAGHDALGLLPVGSPLWYSAAGEVVLAAGNLGDDAALVDIFEALSALGAEGESGAPHVIAVARAALQLLMAGHHDHAEAMFQALDTLDRRVVAVDPEVAASVHRARAFRALFAGDAGTSVREFEAAAVRFEAVGDLRNACVQRANVGSATNELGDYARAEASLRDALAQAERLGLGALVAHAKLNLALALARQGQLAAAQVFAREALTTSTRQGDRRVEGYARLYLGMIRLAGRDLAAAEAEVRAAIDLLAAHPPVRAHALAVLGQIAIFRGDAAAALGPADEAMRLLESLGGIEEGESLVRLVRAEALASLGLEAEAREAITSAYERLEGRAAKIRDPLWRAWFLEAVPENARTVELARAWGVAESASLDDDTSA, from the coding sequence GTGACCCCGGCTGAGATCTTCGGGGGCCGCTTTGCCATCGAGCGGCTCGCCAGCTCAGGCGGGATGGCGGAGGTGTATCGCGCGCTCGATCACGCGACCGGCGCGCGGGTCGCGCTCAAGGTCCTGCACGCCGCGGGCGCTCCGTTTGCCGGCCACTTCGCGCGGGAGAGCTACGTCCTCGCCGAGCTCGATCATCCCGGGATCGTCCGGTATGTCGCGCATGGCGCCGCGCCCTCCGGTGAGCTCTTCCTTGCGATGGAGTGGCTCGAAGGGGAGGACCTCGCGCAGCGCTTGCGGCGGGGTCCCCTCTCCATTGCCGAGACCCTCACCCTCGGCGTGCGTGTTGCTGAGGCCCTCGGCGCGGCCCATGCGCGTGGCGTCGTCCACCGCGACATCAAGCCGAGCAACCTCTTCCTCCCGGATCGTGACATCGGCCGGGTGAAGATCCTCGACTTCGGCATCGCGCGTCCTCAGGCCACGCGGCCCGCGACGCGTACGGGGGGCATCCTGCTCGGAACTCCGGGCTACATGGCCCCTGAGCAGGCCCTCGGCGCGCGCACCGTGGATCCTCGCGCTGACGTGTTTGCGCTCGGCTGTGTGCTCTACGAGTGCCTCGCGGGGCGGCCCGTCTTCGAGGCTGAGCACCTCATGGTCCTGCTCTCCAAGATGCTCGCCCCCGAGCCGCCGCGCCCGGCCGACGTTCGTCCCGACACCCCCGCCGCGCTCGACGAGGTCATCGCGCGCATGCTCTCGCACGAGCCCTCGCACCGGCCTGCCGACGGCGCGGCCGTCGCCGTCGAGATCGCCATGCTCGACGATGCCGAGACCGCCTGGGTCCAGGGCGGCGTGCCCCTCCATCGCCTCGGCGCGGCGACGCCGATCGAGGATCCCTTCGAGGTCACCGGTGTCGGGCTCCCCGACGACGTGCCCACCTTGGACGCGGCCCGGCGGCCCGGCGACGGTGCGTCCACGTTGCCCCTTGATGCCTGGTATCGCCAGAGCGCCTCGGCCGGGGCCCCGCACACGCAGGTCTTGCCCGGCGCTTCCCTCGCGCTCGCCGGCTCCGAGGACGACACTGCGCTCGTCCCGCACACGCTCCTCGGCCGGCCCTCGCCGTGTGTCGGTCGCGAGCGCGAGATCGACGAGATGTTGCGGGCGTTTGGCGCAGTTGTCTCCACAGGCAAACCCTCGGCGCTCGTGGTCACGGGCGAGCCGGGCGTCGGCAAGTCCCGCCTTGTCGACGAGGTCGTCCGCGCCCTCGATCTGCGCGGCGGCCTGCTCGACGCCGAGGGCATCGTCCGCCCCGTCTCCGTCTTTACCGCCGAGGCCGCGCCTCTTGCCCAGGGCGCCGCCTTCGGCCTCGCCGCCGCGCTCGTCCGCAACGCTGCCGGCCTCGGCCATGGGGATTCGCTCTCCGTCAGGCGCGACAAACTCCTCGATCGCCTCGCGCGGCACCTCCCGCCCGCGTCGGCCGGCCGCGTCGTCGAGTTCCTCGGCGAGCTCACGGACGTCCCTTTCCCCGACGACACGAGCGTGCCGCTTCGCGCGGCGCGGCAGGACGCGCGGCTCATGGGCGATCACGTCCGCCGCGCGTTCGAGGACTGGCTCGCCGCCGAGTGCGACGCGCGGCCCGTCCTCGTCGTGCTCGAAGACCTCGCCCGCGCCGATGCGGCGAGCATCGGCCTCTTCGAAGGCGCCCTGTCGAGCCTCGCCTCGCGCCCGTTTTTCCTGCTCGTCACGGACGCGCCCCCGTCCTTCGCCGCCGGCCGCGCGCGCGTCTTGCCCCTCGCGCCCCTGCTCTCCGACGCGGCGCACGCCATCGTCCGGCATGGCCTCGGCGAGGCCGCGGAGCCCGCGCTCGTCACGCGGATCGTGCAACGGGGCCTCGGCAGTCCGCTTCGCCTGGAGCTCCTGACGCGTGCGGTGCGCTCGGGAGCGGAGATCCCCTCCGGCCCGACGCCCGACCTCGTCGGCCGCGCCATCGCCTCCCTCTCGCCCACGGCGCAGCGCGTCCTCCGCGCCGCGAGTGTCTTCGGCATGCGCTTCTGGCCCGGCCCCTTGCTCTCCGTCCTGCCCGGCGGCGCCTCCTCGCGCGCGGCCAGCAGCACAGAGCCGTGGCAAGCCGAGCGCCGGGCCCTCGCCGAGCTCACCGCGGCCGAGCTGGTCGTGCGTCGCGGCGGTCGCACGCCGTGGGGCGACGAGCACGCCTTCCGGCACGGGATCGTCCGCGAGGTCGCATATGCCTCGCTCGACGACGCGGAGCGCGCGCGGCTGCACCTCGCGGTCGGCGCGTGGCTCGAGCGCGCGGGTGACGCCGAGCCGGCTGTCCTCGCCGAGCATTTCAGCCACGCTGGCGCGCTCGATCGGGCCGTGCCCTGGGCGGGCCTCGCGGCCGAGGCGGCCTTCGAGGCGAGTGATTTCGACGCGGTGCTCGCGTGGGTCGCGCGAGGCATCGCGGCGGCCTCGGCGGGCGAGGTCCGCGGCGCGCTCCGGCTCTTCGAATTACAGGCCCGCAAATGGAAGGGCGAGCATCGGGCTGCGCTCGAGGCCGGGCATGACGCGCTCGGCCTCCTCCCGGTCGGCAGCCCGCTCTGGTACAGCGCCGCGGGGGAGGTCGTGCTCGCCGCGGGCAACCTCGGCGACGACGCCGCGCTCGTGGACATTTTCGAGGCGCTCTCGGCGCTCGGGGCCGAGGGCGAATCCGGCGCCCCGCACGTCATTGCTGTCGCGCGCGCGGCGCTCCAGCTCCTCATGGCCGGCCACCACGACCACGCGGAGGCCATGTTCCAAGCCCTCGACACCCTCGACCGGCGTGTCGTCGCCGTCGACCCTGAAGTCGCCGCCTCCGTGCACCGCGCCCGCGCCTTCCGGGCGCTCTTCGCGGGCGACGCGGGCACGAGCGTGCGCGAGTTCGAGGCCGCCGCCGTGCGCTTCGAGGCGGTCGGCGACCTGCGCAACGCCTGCGTCCAGCGGGCGAACGTCGGCTCCGCGACGAACGAGCTCGGCGATTACGCGCGGGCCGAGGCGTCCTTGCGGGACGCGCTCGCGCAGGCCGAGCGCCTCGGCCTCGGCGCGCTCGTCGCGCACGCCAAGCTGAACCTCGCGCTCGCCTTGGCGCGCCAGGGCCAGCTCGCCGCGGCCCAGGTGTTTGCGCGCGAGGCGCTCACGACGTCCACGCGCCAGGGCGATCGCCGCGTCGAGGGGTATGCGCGCCTCTACCTCGGCATGATCCGCCTCGCCGGCCGGGATCTCGCCGCGGCCGAGGCGGAGGTCCGCGCCGCGATCGACCTCCTCGCCGCGCACCCGCCGGTCCGCGCGCATGCGCTCGCCGTGCTCGGGCAAATCGCGATCTTCCGCGGCGACGCGGCTGCGGCGCTCGGCCCTGCGGACGAGGCCATGCGCCTGCTCGAATCGCTCGGCGGCATCGAGGAGGGCGAGTCGCTCGTGCGCCTCGTGCGCGCGGAGGCGCTCGCATCGCTCGGGCTCGAGGCCGAGGCGCGCGAGGCGATCACCTCGGCGTACGAGCGCCTCGAAGGCCGGGCCGCGAAGATCCGGGATCCGCTCTGGCGTGCGTGGTTTCTCGAAGCGGTACCGGAGAACGCGCGCACCGTGGAGCTCGCGCGTGCGTGGGGCGTGGCCGAAAGTGCTTCGCTCGACGACGATACGAGCGCGTGA
- a CDS encoding endonuclease dU, whose translation MSPFSHVIGVDDAPFPRAHRGDVPIVGVAFAGTRLEGVLSSKVRRDGANATDALVSMISRSRFAAHTRLVMMEGIALAGFNVVDVHDLAERLGMAVLVVSKREPNIPAVRHALLEKVPGGARKWKLIEKAGAMDPCADLFIQRAGLSMEEATAVIRRLAVHGRLPEPVRVAHLVASALAVPGATLSSRGELRRPG comes from the coding sequence ATGAGCCCCTTCTCCCACGTCATCGGCGTCGACGACGCGCCCTTCCCGCGCGCGCACCGCGGCGACGTGCCGATCGTGGGCGTCGCGTTCGCCGGGACCCGCCTGGAAGGCGTGCTCTCCTCGAAGGTGCGGCGCGACGGCGCGAACGCCACGGACGCCCTCGTCTCCATGATCAGTCGCTCGCGGTTCGCCGCGCATACCCGGCTCGTGATGATGGAAGGCATCGCGCTCGCGGGGTTCAACGTGGTTGACGTGCACGATCTCGCCGAGCGGCTCGGCATGGCCGTGCTGGTCGTGTCGAAGCGAGAGCCGAACATCCCGGCCGTGCGGCACGCGCTGCTCGAAAAGGTCCCGGGCGGCGCTCGCAAATGGAAGCTCATCGAGAAGGCCGGGGCCATGGATCCGTGCGCCGACCTCTTCATCCAGCGCGCGGGGCTCAGCATGGAAGAGGCCACCGCGGTGATCCGACGGCTCGCCGTCCACGGGCGCCTCCCCGAGCCCGTCCGGGTCGCGCACCTCGTCGCCAGCGCGCTCGCGGTCCCCGGCGCGACCCTCTCGTCCCGAGGGGAACTCCGCCGGCCTGGGTGA